CCACACTACCGGGCAAAAAAGTTTTTACAAGATAAACAATTTGATCGGTAAGTGTTAAATATTGCTGTCTATCTGCTTCATCCAGCAAACCATTTTGCTTATATATCTGTGCCATTTGTTCCATAGTGGCCCGAAACTCATCGGTCACCTGAGATATACCGACACCATTTAGTATAAAACTAAACAGTAAATTAACAGCTGCTATTAACAGCGCCCAAAAAAAGAGCACAGACATACTTTTATCCACAGCAACCTTATTTTTTAACATTAAACCGATTAAAATACCCAGCGGAGCAAACTGTAAAACCAATAAACAGGCCGACTTTATATGCGCAAATGAAACCATCAACATAAATATAGTTAGAATCACAGCCAGTAAGCCATATAATAGATTTCGCTTTAAAATTAAATACACCAACGGCAAAGGTAACAGCAACATAGTAATATAAAACAACGGTGCAATATAAAGGCCCAGCAATCCCAATAAAGCCATAATGGTGGCCGCGAAAATTAATTCTATTGCACCTGGATATTTCTCCATCGGATGCAAAAAACCACCCCAAATTTATTTAATCCAGCTTACTTCATAACTAATAGTAGTTCTGCATGCATATAGTTTTTCCTTCACTGCGGCATACATGTATGCATTGTTATTTGTTGTTCAACATACCAAGTGTTAAAAATAAAGCAAGGGGAACTAATATGTTCCCCTTGTAATCATGATAAATATAATTACTCTGCTGTAAATGGCAACAATGCTATATTTCTGGCTCTTTTCACCGCCAAAGTCAGCATACGCTGATGACGAGCGCAATTGCCCGAAATACGGCGGGGCAAAATTTTACCCCTTTCAGTAATATATTTTTTCAAACGCGGCACGTCTTTATAATCAACACTTTCCATTTTGTCGACGCAAAAACTACAAATACGTTTTTTGCCCCGACGTCCACGTTCACGCCTCATTTACTTCCCTCCTAAAACGGTATATCCTCCTCATTAAAACTGATCTCACTGGCAAAATGCTCACCTTCAGCGGTTTTATTCCCATCAGCAACCGGCCCGCGAGCATCTTTGCCCGAATCCAGAAAACGCACATCACTCGCCACTACCTCGACTACTTTACGGCGTGTACCCTGTTTATCTTCATATGAACGTGATTGCAATCTTCCTTCCACCGCTACCAAGCGTCCCTTGCCCAGATAATTTGCACAGGTTTCGGCCAGTTTTTGCCACACAACAATATCTATAAAAGTAGTTTCATCCGCCTTTTCACCCTGCCGATTGGTATATTGACGATTCATAGCCAATGCAAAGCTTGCTACCTGCATTCCATTGGGTGTATAGCGTAATTCGGGATCCCGGGTTAGTCTGCCGATCAGTATAACCTTGTTTAACATTTAAATCACCGCCTGGCGTGCTTTAAATCTCTTATAATTTTTATTTTTCATCCTCACGAACAATCATATGACGCAGTATATTTTCGGTAATTTTTAATACTCTGTCAAGTTCGGCGGCAACTGCCGCATCGCCCTTAAAATTCATTATCACGTAAAGACCTTCGCGACAATCTTTAATTTCATAGGCCAGTCTGCGCTTACCCCACTTTTCAAGTTTGATTATTTCGGCGCCGTTTGTTTCCGCAATACCTCTAACTTTACCGATTAAGGCATCGGTAACCTCTTCATCCAGGTCTGTCCTAACTATAAACACCAACTCATATTGACGCACGATATTCACCTCCTCCCTGTGGACATAAGGCCCCACTGTAACATTGGCAAAATATAAACTGCCACGAATGCGCTAAAATCATCGCCGGCAGATATACCTCTGCAGTGGAGCAGGGTAGGTCCATAGAAT
This genomic interval from Desulfoscipio sp. XC116 contains the following:
- a CDS encoding single-stranded DNA-binding protein, coding for MLNKVILIGRLTRDPELRYTPNGMQVASFALAMNRQYTNRQGEKADETTFIDIVVWQKLAETCANYLGKGRLVAVEGRLQSRSYEDKQGTRRKVVEVVASDVRFLDSGKDARGPVADGNKTAEGEHFASEISFNEEDIPF
- the rpsR gene encoding 30S ribosomal protein S18 → MRRERGRRGKKRICSFCVDKMESVDYKDVPRLKKYITERGKILPRRISGNCARHQRMLTLAVKRARNIALLPFTAE
- the rpsF gene encoding 30S ribosomal protein S6, translating into MRQYELVFIVRTDLDEEVTDALIGKVRGIAETNGAEIIKLEKWGKRRLAYEIKDCREGLYVIMNFKGDAAVAAELDRVLKITENILRHMIVREDEK
- a CDS encoding DUF2232 domain-containing protein, with translation MEKYPGAIELIFAATIMALLGLLGLYIAPLFYITMLLLPLPLVYLILKRNLLYGLLAVILTIFMLMVSFAHIKSACLLVLQFAPLGILIGLMLKNKVAVDKSMSVLFFWALLIAAVNLLFSFILNGVGISQVTDEFRATMEQMAQIYKQNGLLDEADRQQYLTLTDQIVYLVKTFLPGSVAVWNIIMTMFTYFIARHLMRNLGFARPDNFRFSQWRLPWYSIWLIIIGLALTLGGDELSWPLVEVTGKNILYIAAFIFFMLGIAVIMYYIQLWKVSRVVKFIIMAVLLLYFPFTALVALTVGVIDPVVNLRPQRKEDNGNKGE